The following are encoded together in the Acidobacteriota bacterium genome:
- the mutY gene encoding A/G-specific adenine glycosylase, which produces MDNEEPRRRLLVWYGQHARDLPWRSEPAPYRVWVSEIMLQQTQVATVIPYYERFLSRFPDVHSLAAAEVDEVLALWSGLGYYRRARQLHSAAREVVSRHDGQVPSDPLALRALPGIGRYTSGAVASIAFGLPEPILDGNVRRVISRIEGIDACGLSKSAEEKMLWERASTWAMGPQPGDLNQALMELGATICSPTHPECPSCPVSQDCVARKQELVAEIPRRLERRATVKVRAGVAVVRRGDRYLLQRRDRGPLRGEWDLPSCELPGEDTATGSLQRYLLDRFDLDARLMVVERTVTHGILHRRLTLEIVVGSLRCGRTSGVEELCWVSRAGLRSMAISGATTKVLMALSSASGSRRAPVVPTGRPKSRGRTA; this is translated from the coding sequence ATGGATAACGAGGAGCCGCGTCGACGGCTCCTCGTCTGGTACGGGCAGCACGCCCGCGATCTTCCCTGGCGGAGCGAACCGGCTCCGTATCGCGTGTGGGTCTCCGAGATCATGCTTCAGCAGACGCAGGTCGCTACGGTCATCCCCTACTACGAGCGGTTCCTCTCGAGATTCCCCGACGTGCATTCGTTGGCCGCCGCAGAGGTCGACGAGGTTCTGGCACTCTGGAGCGGACTCGGTTACTACCGCCGCGCACGGCAACTTCATAGCGCCGCTCGGGAAGTCGTCAGCCGGCACGATGGTCAGGTCCCATCGGATCCTCTGGCACTTCGCGCGCTGCCGGGAATCGGGCGTTACACGTCGGGTGCGGTGGCAAGCATCGCGTTTGGTCTTCCGGAACCGATTCTTGACGGCAACGTGCGTCGCGTGATCAGCCGCATCGAGGGGATCGATGCCTGCGGCCTATCGAAGAGTGCGGAAGAGAAGATGCTCTGGGAGCGCGCGTCGACCTGGGCCATGGGCCCGCAGCCCGGAGATCTGAACCAGGCCCTGATGGAGTTAGGGGCGACGATCTGCTCGCCGACCCACCCTGAGTGTCCGTCGTGTCCCGTCTCGCAAGACTGTGTCGCAAGAAAGCAGGAACTCGTCGCAGAGATTCCCCGTCGTCTCGAACGAAGGGCCACCGTCAAGGTCCGCGCCGGCGTCGCGGTCGTTCGACGGGGAGATCGATACCTCCTGCAGCGCCGAGATCGAGGACCGCTTCGCGGCGAATGGGACCTTCCGTCCTGCGAACTCCCCGGCGAAGACACGGCGACCGGATCGTTGCAACGCTATCTCCTGGATCGTTTTGACCTCGACGCGCGCCTAATGGTGGTGGAACGAACCGTGACTCACGGCATCCTGCATCGTCGGCTGACCCTCGAAATCGTCGTCGGGTCCCTACGCTGCGGCCGGACGTCAGGAGTCGAAGAGCTCTGCTGGGTCTCGCGCGCGGGTCTTCGGTCGATGGCGATCTCGGGCGCGACGACGAAGGTGCTGATGGCGTTGTCCTCGGCATCGGGCTCCCGCAGGGCTCCCGTTGTTCCGACGGGGCGACCGAAGAGTAGGGGCCGGACCGCGTAG
- a CDS encoding (2Fe-2S) ferredoxin domain-containing protein — translation MPPFERHVFVCVNERAADNPKGCCVRSGGREVHAKLKRLAFEAGLKGKVRINSAGCLSTCEDGVTIVVYPEAVWYGHVTPVDVEEILNDHLIGGTPVERLRIQHATPAKPGADG, via the coding sequence ATGCCACCCTTCGAACGTCATGTATTCGTCTGTGTCAACGAACGAGCCGCCGATAACCCCAAGGGGTGTTGCGTCCGCAGTGGCGGGCGCGAGGTCCACGCCAAGCTCAAGCGTCTGGCCTTCGAGGCCGGCCTGAAGGGCAAGGTTCGGATCAACTCCGCCGGCTGTCTCAGCACCTGCGAGGACGGCGTCACGATCGTCGTCTACCCCGAGGCGGTCTGGTACGGCCACGTCACCCCGGTCGATGTCGAAGAGATCCTCAACGATCACCTCATCGGCGGGACCCCCGTCGAGCGCCTACGAATCCAACACGCAACGCCTGCAAAGCCCGGCGCCGATGGATAA
- a CDS encoding NUDIX hydrolase: protein MKPWRRLEARRVEACKIFDLDHVRFERPEGVGSEWFYVVESIDWINVIAIDDDHRVLMVRQYRFGIEDFTLEIPGGMCDPGEQPLESARRELREETGFEADRWDDLGWVHPNPPIQNNRCFTFLARGLRRVGDPRPDPNEAFEQMVVPLADVSRLILERRITHALVLAAFHRYQLFGEGSAG, encoded by the coding sequence ATGAAACCCTGGCGCAGACTTGAGGCGCGGCGGGTCGAAGCTTGCAAGATCTTCGATCTCGACCACGTCCGTTTCGAACGACCGGAAGGTGTCGGTAGCGAGTGGTTCTACGTCGTCGAATCGATCGACTGGATCAACGTCATCGCGATCGACGACGACCATCGTGTCTTGATGGTTCGACAGTATCGCTTCGGCATCGAGGACTTCACACTCGAAATCCCAGGTGGGATGTGCGACCCGGGCGAGCAGCCGCTGGAGTCCGCACGTCGGGAACTACGCGAAGAGACCGGCTTTGAGGCCGACCGTTGGGACGACCTTGGGTGGGTGCATCCCAACCCTCCCATTCAGAACAACCGTTGCTTCACGTTTCTTGCCCGTGGACTTCGCCGGGTGGGAGATCCTCGCCCCGATCCCAACGAGGCGTTCGAGCAGATGGTCGTTCCACTCGCAGATGTTTCGCGCCTGATTCTCGAAAGACGCATCACCCATGCGTTGGTGCTGGCCGCGTTTCATCGCTACCAGCTCTTCGGCGAGGGTTCGGCGGGCTAG
- a CDS encoding SDR family NAD(P)-dependent oxidoreductase, whose product MKSGGRLVLLTGGSAGIGRAAAIRFVENGDRLVVVARNREALESLAKELGEDNCIPFAADLTETNDADALTHLLTGIGTPDVIVANAGIGLDARFAETTDEALERVFDLNVVAVYRTVRPHIDDMVRRGSGRILFVSSIVGKRGIPNYSAYSGSKFALTGIAEALRVELRKTGVTVGVVYPSSTETGFQDHLLREGPGQNRKRLRRHSADSVARAIVKMAGSRRRERVLSLEARFLNIANRLSPAAVDALLARALMRKSDD is encoded by the coding sequence ATGAAGTCGGGCGGGCGCCTGGTCCTGCTGACCGGTGGATCGGCGGGTATCGGACGAGCGGCCGCGATACGGTTTGTCGAGAACGGCGATCGCCTCGTCGTGGTCGCAAGGAATCGTGAAGCGCTCGAGTCCCTCGCCAAAGAGTTGGGAGAGGACAACTGCATCCCGTTCGCGGCCGACCTGACGGAAACCAACGACGCCGACGCGCTGACCCATTTGCTTACCGGAATCGGAACCCCCGATGTGATCGTCGCCAACGCCGGCATCGGCCTGGACGCTCGGTTCGCGGAGACGACGGACGAGGCCCTGGAGCGGGTCTTCGATCTCAACGTCGTCGCCGTCTATCGTACAGTGCGCCCGCACATCGACGACATGGTCCGACGTGGCAGCGGTCGAATCTTATTCGTGTCGTCCATCGTCGGAAAGCGCGGCATCCCAAACTACTCCGCCTATTCCGGTAGCAAGTTTGCGCTCACGGGGATCGCCGAGGCCCTACGTGTCGAGCTTCGCAAGACCGGCGTGACGGTAGGCGTCGTCTATCCGTCATCCACCGAGACGGGCTTCCAGGATCATCTACTCCGTGAGGGCCCGGGCCAGAACCGGAAACGTCTACGTCGGCATTCCGCGGACTCGGTAGCCCGTGCGATCGTCAAGATGGCCGGCTCCAGACGACGCGAGAGAGTGCTGTCGCTCGAGGCTCGCTTCCTCAACATCGCGAACCGGCTGTCCCCTGCAGCCGTCGACGCGTTGCTGGCCCGCGCGCTCATGCGAAAGTCGGACGACTAG
- a CDS encoding fumarylacetoacetate hydrolase family protein codes for MQIPPFNELIGTTVSRRGNGEAEVSLELLPHHLNLRGVAHGGVMTSLLDSALGAAVISSMPSEWWCATLSLNTEFLRGPVDGRLTARGRVVRRGRSIAFAAGEVVDDRDRLLATGTGTWRLWSGKPGTKTAPPDTIQIEDTGERLRVGKILAIGRNYAEHNKEMGYTTSEPVMFLKPVTALAADGAEVCLPDGFGQIHHEVELVVVIGRTGKSIPQADALQHVAGYAVGLDLTLRDLQSEAKDKGQPWAQAKGFDQSAPVSSAISREKAGDIGELAITLEVNGKTRQSGNTSQMLRGVDELVAYASRLMTLRRGDLLFTGTPAGVGPLTPGDTAIGQIEGIGRVRITAVAENAE; via the coding sequence ATGCAGATCCCTCCGTTCAACGAGCTCATCGGGACCACTGTCTCCCGGCGCGGGAATGGCGAGGCGGAGGTGTCCCTCGAGCTTCTGCCTCACCACCTGAATCTGCGGGGTGTCGCTCATGGCGGCGTGATGACAAGCCTGCTGGACAGTGCTCTCGGCGCGGCGGTCATCTCGTCGATGCCGAGTGAGTGGTGGTGTGCGACGCTCTCGCTCAACACGGAGTTCCTGCGCGGTCCGGTCGACGGTCGTCTGACCGCTCGCGGGCGGGTCGTACGACGCGGACGGAGCATTGCGTTCGCCGCCGGGGAGGTGGTCGATGATCGTGATCGCCTGCTCGCCACCGGAACTGGGACCTGGCGGCTGTGGTCGGGAAAACCGGGGACGAAGACCGCTCCGCCGGACACGATCCAGATCGAGGACACCGGCGAACGACTGCGCGTCGGGAAGATTCTTGCCATCGGCAGGAACTACGCGGAACACAACAAGGAGATGGGGTACACGACCTCGGAACCCGTCATGTTCCTCAAGCCGGTGACGGCGCTGGCCGCAGACGGTGCCGAGGTTTGTCTTCCCGACGGGTTCGGGCAGATCCACCACGAGGTCGAACTCGTCGTCGTCATCGGGCGCACCGGCAAGAGCATCCCGCAGGCGGATGCCCTGCAACACGTTGCCGGCTACGCGGTGGGTCTCGACCTGACTCTCCGCGATCTGCAGTCGGAGGCAAAGGACAAGGGACAACCCTGGGCACAGGCCAAGGGCTTCGATCAGTCGGCACCGGTCTCGAGCGCCATCTCCCGTGAGAAGGCCGGAGATATCGGCGAACTCGCGATCACGCTCGAGGTCAACGGTAAGACTCGGCAGTCGGGGAACACGTCTCAGATGCTTCGCGGTGTGGATGAGCTGGTCGCGTACGCCTCGCGGCTGATGACGCTGCGACGCGGGGATCTGCTGTTCACCGGAACCCCTGCCGGCGTCGGCCCGCTGACCCCTGGCGACACGGCGATCGGCCAGATCGAGGGAATTGGTCGTGTCCGGATCACCGCGGTCGCGGAGAACGCGGAATGA
- a CDS encoding OmpA family protein, with the protein MRTISRLLVLVVAATVLTSSGCAFFSAATEEHTTDRDKMKKGAAIGAASGAVLGAVLGEGELDEILAGAAIGAGVGAGVGTYMDNQEEKLAKIPGTTIERKDKDLLLVRFDSDILFAVDSAELSGSSYSALEQAAAVLVEYKKTAIISQGHTDSTGSDEHNQGLSERRAQSVARYLMENGIDSSRITSLGYGESHPVDDNSTTAGRERNRRVDLLLKAKVR; encoded by the coding sequence GCGCCTTCTTTTCCGCCGCAACCGAAGAACACACGACGGATCGAGACAAGATGAAGAAAGGTGCGGCCATCGGTGCCGCCAGCGGTGCCGTGCTGGGTGCGGTGCTTGGCGAGGGCGAACTGGACGAGATCCTCGCCGGTGCGGCCATCGGCGCCGGCGTGGGAGCCGGCGTTGGAACCTACATGGACAACCAGGAAGAGAAACTGGCGAAGATCCCCGGAACGACGATTGAGCGGAAAGACAAGGATCTACTTCTGGTTCGCTTCGACTCGGACATTCTGTTTGCCGTCGACTCCGCCGAGCTCAGCGGCAGTTCCTACAGTGCGCTGGAGCAGGCCGCCGCCGTACTCGTCGAGTATAAGAAGACGGCCATCATCTCCCAGGGACATACCGACTCGACCGGTAGCGACGAGCATAACCAGGGACTGTCGGAGAGACGTGCACAGTCGGTGGCACGGTACCTGATGGAGAATGGCATCGACAGTTCCCGCATCACGTCGCTGGGTTATGGCGAGTCCCATCCCGTCGATGACAACTCGACGACCGCGGGTCGAGAGAGGAACCGCCGAGTGGACCTATTGCTCAAGGCCAAGGTTCGCTAG